The Arachis hypogaea cultivar Tifrunner chromosome 16, arahy.Tifrunner.gnm2.J5K5, whole genome shotgun sequence genome contains a region encoding:
- the LOC112754385 gene encoding putative uridine kinase C227.14, with translation MEATFCSTFQRSSRAEPLLLRTVGARHRNRFLLPVARDNKFSPLPFAPTGYGSSKIALFKVLSAEKGQVHIVEKSGVEELYDELAARLLPSASVSSSPNFKHIVGLAGPPGAGKSTLAHEVVSRVNKLWPERASSMDSQNPEEAHARRGAPWTFNPSRLLACFKNLKIHGFVYVPSFDHGVGDPVEDDIFVNVQ, from the exons ATGGAAGCAACCTTCTGTTCAACATTTCAGAGATCTTCTCGTGCTG AACCATTGTTGCTAAGAACAGTCGGAGCTCGCCATCGGAACCGGTTTTTGCTACCCGTCGCGCGCGATAACAAGTTTTCGCCGCTGCCTTTTGCTCCAACTGGCTATGGCAGTAGCAAGATTGCTCTCTTCAAG GTTTTATCTGCTGAGAAGGGGCAGGTTCATATAGTAGAGAAAAG TGGAGTTGAAGAGTTATATGATGAATTGGCTGCACGCCTTCTGCCTTCAGCATCGGTGTCATCAAGCCCTAATTTTAA ACACATTGTTGGCTTGGCTGGTCCACCAGGTGCTGGAAAAAGCACTCTTGCACATGAAGTAGTCAGCCGGGTAAACAAGCTTTGGCCAGAGAGAGCTTCTTCCATGGACTCCCAG AATCCAGAGGAAGCACATGCCAGAAGGGGAG CTCCATGGACATTCAATCCATCACGTCTACTTGCGTGTTTCAAGAATCTTAAAATTCAT GGATTCGTCTATGTTCCATCATTTGACCATGGGGTTGGGGACCCAGTGGAAGATGATATCTTTGTGAATGTTCAGTGA